The window GCTTTCAGTTACATCAATTATAACAGTCTTATCTTTGAAATAATCTTTTAATAGTGATTTTTGACCAGTAAGTTGTTGAAAATTAGGGTGTTTTATTAAAGTGTCTTCAATTCATTTGATATTTCTATAACAACTACTTTCACTAATATCATAACTTTTTGCAATATGAAAATAAGTTCTATATTCTCTTCAATATTCTAAAGTCATTAAAATACGATTTTCTAATGATAATTTATTGGTTCTTCCGCGACGAAATCTCTTTTTTAATTCTTCTATTTTTAAAATTTCTAGCATTTTATTAAAAGTAGTATGTTTAATACCAGTTAATCTTAAAAAATTTTTATCACTTATTTGATTATTTTTTTTAAATTTCATTTAAATTCCACCTTTTTATTAAAAACAACAATTCAATTATATTTTAAATTAATTTTGCAAGAAGTCTATTATATTTTTCTCCTTATGTGTTGTCAGCAAAGAAAATGAGTACATTTTTCTTGGGGCACACAGCAATTTTGATAATCATAATTTTTTTTAGTTTTTCGCTTACAATAATTTTCTATTCTTTTAAACTCACATTGCAATGATTTTTCTTTTAATTGATAATTAACTGCTTTTAACGCTGTAATTAATTCTTTATAAGAATATTTTTGGCGTAACGCTCTTTAAGTCAATAAAAATGTTTGTTTTCCATTAATTAATCTTCCTCAATTATTTCTTTATAAATAATTCATTTCCGCGGACGAATGACTTTTTTCTTGTAATAAATTACAGTTTCTAATGAGTGTACTTTTCTTTTAAAATTAGGATTATTACGCGAAAGTCCATAATAGCGTTCTACAATTTCGGCAACACTATCATAAACACCGACTAACTCATTGGTTTCGCAAGAATATATAACATAACAATATTTTTTAGCCATTTCGTACTTGTTCAAGATTTAATAACTAATTTAAATCAGTTTCTTTTAATCATTCGGGAATAATATAATTAAAATTAATATCTTTATCAGCTTCAGATTTTTTAATATTTTCTAAAAATTTTTGTCGATTTTTAATTTTAACTTCTTCATACAAATTAATAATTTCTTGCCCCTTAATGGTTGTAATTTTCTGTGCACCGTTGGCATCATACTTAATAACTTCATAATCATTTTCTGGAAAAATACCGACCACCATCTGATTTGCATATTTAATTGATGGGTATACTAGTTTTCTAGGAATTCAAGAACCACCACCACTATTGGGAATTG is drawn from Spiroplasma endosymbiont of Clivina fossor and contains these coding sequences:
- a CDS encoding transposase family protein → MKFKKNNQISDKNFLRLTGIKHTTFNKMLEILKIEELKKRFRRGRTNKLSLENRILMTLEYWREYRTYFHIAKSYDISESSCYRNIKWIEDTLIKHPNFQQLTGQKSLLKDYFKDKTVIIDVTESQIQRPKKDKNSTTQEKRKNTQ